One window from the genome of Candidatus Sericytochromatia bacterium encodes:
- the rpmB gene encoding 50S ribosomal protein L28 — protein sequence MSQRCDVCAKGPTTGHNVSHSMVHTKRRFMPNLQTVRAQIKPGLVRRVKVCTSCLKAGKITRAV from the coding sequence ATGTCCCAGCGCTGTGATGTCTGCGCAAAGGGTCCTACGACCGGCCACAACGTGAGTCACTCCATGGTGCATACCAAGCGTCGCTTTATGCCCAACCTGCAGACCGTGCGGGCTCAAATCAAGCCCGGTCTCGTTCGGCGCGTCAAGGTGTGCACGTCCTGCCTGAAGGCCGGCAAGATCACCCGCGCCGTCTGA
- a CDS encoding type III pantothenate kinase: protein MIAVNIGNTHVRWICYAGDRPLQSGRLTQAEALAGCPSLPPGRIALVSVVPQLAATWVAAWEAQGRDLFVLHGGLSLGLTIAYDPPQSLGADRLANAVALRHHFGAGIVIDAGTAATLTVVDAAGGLLGGAILPGLQTARDALASRTAQLPRVELAAPVRLIGASTEAAIQAGIVAGHVGALRHLVRGMQAEAPSARALVLTGGGAALLAPLMPEARWEPDWTLEGARLALLNAGS, encoded by the coding sequence GTGATCGCGGTGAACATTGGCAACACCCACGTTCGCTGGATCTGCTACGCGGGCGATCGCCCCCTTCAGTCCGGACGTCTGACCCAGGCCGAAGCGCTGGCCGGGTGCCCGAGCTTGCCCCCGGGCCGAATCGCCCTCGTCTCGGTGGTTCCGCAACTGGCGGCAACTTGGGTGGCTGCATGGGAGGCGCAGGGAAGAGACCTGTTCGTCTTGCACGGGGGCCTGTCGCTCGGCCTGACGATTGCCTATGACCCTCCGCAATCGCTGGGCGCCGACCGACTGGCCAATGCCGTGGCGCTGCGGCATCACTTCGGCGCCGGCATCGTGATCGATGCCGGTACGGCCGCCACCTTGACCGTGGTCGACGCCGCAGGCGGGTTGCTCGGAGGGGCCATCCTGCCGGGGCTACAAACCGCTCGGGACGCCCTGGCCAGCCGAACCGCTCAATTGCCGAGGGTGGAGCTGGCTGCCCCGGTTCGTCTGATTGGCGCCAGTACGGAGGCTGCCATTCAGGCGGGGATCGTGGCGGGCCACGTCGGGGCCCTGCGTCATCTGGTGAGGGGCATGCAAGCAGAGGCCCCCTCCGCCCGTGCGCTGGTGCTGACGGGTGGGGGGGCCGCCCTGCTGGCGCCTCTGATGCCGGAAGCGCGCTGGGAACCGGACTGGACCCTGGAGGGGGCCCGTCTGGCCCTGCTCAACGCAGGTAGTTGA
- a CDS encoding PucR family transcriptional regulator ligand-binding domain-containing protein, with protein MNHSLLPAEAPCVQPADAALAQPPEASISLAIGAVTSLAGLRQRPPLQAASLLAGENGLGRAVQGIVSLEASEVSPWLRGGELVLSTGANWSDSPGHWLDFIRGLAQAGAAGLVLLAGASIKLVPQEALTLAESLEFPLLVLSNPGALLEVMLALQTALDGPAAPSRQNGLQRRLLEQVLDGSGCDALARTLARQVNRSVVVEDKQFNLLAVAQAGTGHEPTIDELVANKGTPVQVIQAWEADGTLQALRKQRQVVTTTGRAAGEASRVIHPLLIHGEVCGYLSVLDGHSLDASSLAQVAEGALAVALELLKQRGASESEQKLKRDFFRDLLLANSPATMETLRRRATYLGYPLNAAYWVVSLEFDGQPLQEVQAEEVQRLIAMLHALLSFRQAVVVNQPQGATILYPLKDGQPSAEKLQQLTDAIHKKIAGSGNGWSVSIGVGRQNESLLDIPQSFKEAQHALKIGRHTHGPGQVTFFSELGIYRMLLQFAQSQNPHDFFCEPLQRLIDYNQQTDKELVKTIAAFLECNGNLTETSTKLFIHRNTLKYRLERIRDITEIDLDDAENRLMLHLGLKMNQVINYLR; from the coding sequence ATGAACCACAGTCTCTTGCCTGCTGAGGCTCCTTGCGTCCAACCGGCCGACGCGGCCTTGGCCCAGCCTCCCGAAGCGTCCATCTCGCTGGCCATTGGCGCCGTCACGAGTCTGGCTGGACTGCGTCAACGACCGCCGCTTCAGGCGGCTTCCCTGCTCGCGGGAGAAAATGGTCTCGGGCGCGCGGTGCAGGGCATCGTCAGCTTGGAGGCCAGCGAGGTGAGCCCCTGGCTCCGAGGCGGCGAACTGGTCCTCAGCACCGGCGCCAACTGGAGCGATTCGCCGGGGCACTGGCTCGACTTCATCCGAGGACTGGCGCAGGCGGGGGCGGCCGGCCTGGTGCTGCTCGCCGGCGCGAGCATCAAGCTGGTGCCTCAGGAAGCGCTGACGCTGGCGGAATCGCTGGAATTTCCCCTGCTGGTGCTGTCCAATCCCGGGGCCTTGCTCGAGGTGATGCTCGCCCTGCAAACGGCGCTGGATGGTCCGGCGGCGCCCTCACGTCAGAACGGGCTTCAGCGCCGTCTGCTGGAACAGGTGCTCGATGGGTCCGGCTGTGATGCCCTGGCGCGAACCCTGGCCAGGCAAGTCAACCGCAGCGTGGTGGTGGAGGACAAGCAGTTCAACCTGCTGGCGGTGGCTCAGGCAGGGACAGGCCACGAGCCGACCATTGACGAACTGGTCGCCAACAAGGGCACCCCGGTCCAGGTCATTCAAGCCTGGGAGGCCGACGGAACCCTGCAGGCCCTGCGCAAGCAGCGGCAGGTGGTGACCACCACGGGGCGCGCGGCGGGCGAGGCAAGCCGCGTGATTCACCCCTTGCTGATTCACGGCGAGGTCTGCGGCTATCTGTCGGTCCTGGATGGCCACAGCCTCGATGCCAGCAGCCTCGCCCAGGTGGCCGAAGGGGCCCTCGCGGTGGCGCTTGAGCTGCTCAAGCAGAGGGGGGCCAGCGAATCCGAGCAGAAGCTGAAGCGCGACTTTTTTCGCGACCTGCTCCTCGCCAACAGCCCAGCCACCATGGAGACGCTGAGGCGACGCGCCACCTACCTGGGCTATCCGCTGAACGCCGCCTACTGGGTGGTCAGCCTCGAATTCGACGGCCAGCCCTTGCAGGAGGTGCAAGCCGAGGAGGTCCAGCGCCTGATCGCGATGCTTCACGCCCTGCTGAGTTTTCGCCAGGCGGTGGTCGTCAATCAACCGCAAGGCGCCACCATCCTGTATCCCCTGAAAGATGGTCAGCCCAGCGCGGAGAAACTTCAGCAACTGACCGATGCGATCCACAAGAAGATTGCCGGCTCGGGCAACGGCTGGAGCGTGTCGATCGGCGTGGGGCGGCAGAACGAGAGCCTGCTGGACATCCCCCAGAGCTTCAAGGAGGCGCAGCACGCCCTCAAAATCGGCCGGCATACCCACGGCCCTGGACAGGTCACGTTCTTCTCGGAGCTCGGCATTTACCGGATGCTGTTACAGTTCGCCCAGAGTCAGAACCCCCACGATTTCTTCTGCGAGCCGCTACAACGCCTGATCGATTACAACCAGCAAACTGACAAGGAACTGGTCAAGACCATCGCCGCCTTTCTGGAATGCAATGGCAACCTGACCGAAACGTCCACCAAGCTGTTCATCCATCGCAACACCCTGAAATACAGGCTTGAACGCATTCGAGACATCACCGAGATCGACCTCGACGACGCCGAAAATCGGCTCATGCTGCATCTGGGCTTGAAGATGAATCAGGTGATCAACTACCTGCGTTGA
- a CDS encoding polysaccharide biosynthesis/export family protein gives MFRAFPHLWSLLLAVCLLVSGTPVHAEGNGPAEPQYVLRYGDSVNLKVVENEKLTLQDQPIRPDGRVSFPLIGEVQAGGLTLPQLTDRVTKAYGRFFVDPHVVINVEQFRPLHFSVVGLVKQPGTYAIKEPVRLLQALALGGGYDPQRANLKDVLIVRPNGALRQVDLTQVLAGRLEENVWIGDGDTIRVNEVETPDLYRLLPPLAAALSITSTLIILLVRRD, from the coding sequence ATGTTCCGTGCTTTCCCCCATCTGTGGAGTTTGCTGCTGGCGGTTTGTCTGCTCGTGAGCGGCACGCCGGTCCACGCGGAAGGCAATGGTCCCGCGGAGCCGCAATATGTGTTGCGTTACGGCGACTCGGTCAACCTCAAGGTGGTAGAGAACGAGAAGCTCACCCTGCAGGACCAGCCGATCCGGCCCGATGGCCGCGTCAGCTTTCCGTTGATCGGCGAGGTCCAGGCGGGCGGGCTGACCCTGCCTCAGCTCACCGACCGGGTGACCAAAGCCTACGGACGCTTCTTCGTCGACCCTCACGTGGTCATCAACGTGGAACAATTCCGCCCCTTGCACTTCAGTGTCGTCGGCCTGGTGAAGCAACCGGGCACCTATGCCATCAAGGAACCCGTTCGCTTGCTGCAGGCACTCGCCCTGGGTGGCGGCTATGATCCCCAGCGGGCGAACCTGAAAGACGTCCTGATCGTCCGCCCGAATGGGGCCTTGCGCCAGGTGGACCTGACCCAAGTGCTCGCCGGGCGGCTGGAGGAGAACGTCTGGATCGGGGATGGTGATACGATTCGCGTCAACGAAGTCGAGACGCCGGACCTGTATCGCCTGTTGCCGCCCCTGGCAGCGGCGTTGAGCATTACAAGCACCCTGATCATCCTGCTCGTTCGGCGCGATTGA
- a CDS encoding CpsB/CapC family capsule biosynthesis tyrosine phosphatase, with protein sequence MDDVTAGDILPLLALDLHCHLLPALDDGVKERQECLDLARALAAYGLTQVCVTPHIHADLYPNRRETIVQACAETQAWLAEQGISLRLIPGAEVRLDPDSCRPETWLTLADAGRHMLVELPPGLPLVAQLEQQLDQLQAAGITPIIAHPERQGLFQRHPELLERWVLERGILTQGTLCTLAGAAADRTVGFLEGLLQRGLVHFLGTDAHHLDRRIQGLEHGITRLHALVGDDNAMTIRFHNPDALLRGHPIQRPRPVEPDKPPSLLARLIGPLRRS encoded by the coding sequence ATGGATGACGTGACTGCCGGGGACATTCTCCCGCTGCTCGCTCTCGACTTGCACTGTCACCTGCTGCCCGCTCTCGACGACGGCGTCAAGGAGCGTCAGGAGTGCCTGGACCTGGCACGCGCCCTGGCCGCCTATGGCCTGACGCAGGTCTGCGTGACGCCCCATATCCACGCGGACCTGTATCCCAACCGCCGGGAGACGATCGTGCAAGCCTGCGCGGAGACCCAGGCCTGGCTCGCCGAACAGGGGATTTCACTGAGGCTGATTCCTGGCGCCGAGGTAAGGCTCGACCCCGACAGCTGTCGCCCGGAGACCTGGCTGACCCTGGCCGACGCAGGACGTCACATGCTGGTGGAATTGCCGCCTGGCCTGCCCCTGGTCGCCCAGCTCGAACAACAACTCGACCAGCTGCAAGCAGCCGGCATCACGCCGATCATCGCCCATCCGGAACGCCAGGGCTTGTTTCAGCGTCACCCGGAGCTGCTGGAGCGCTGGGTGCTGGAACGCGGCATCCTGACCCAGGGCACGCTGTGTACGCTGGCTGGGGCTGCTGCGGACCGCACCGTCGGCTTTCTGGAAGGCTTGCTGCAGCGCGGGTTGGTGCATTTTCTCGGCACCGACGCGCACCATCTCGATCGTCGCATCCAGGGGCTGGAGCACGGCATCACCCGCCTTCACGCCCTGGTGGGAGACGACAATGCCATGACGATTCGCTTTCATAACCCCGACGCGCTGCTGCGTGGACATCCCATCCAGCGTCCGCGACCCGTCGAGCCGGATAAACCACCCTCGCTGCTGGCACGCCTGATCGGCCCCCTGAGACGGAGTTGA